The following nucleotide sequence is from Pseudarthrobacter psychrotolerans.
CGGCACAGCGCGCCCTCGCGAAGGCAGTGCTTAGCCCGTTCTCCAATGACAGGCCGCCACCGGCTTCGCTGCTGGCCACCTGGCAGAAGACCAAACGCTCCGTCCGCGAACTGCACGAGCGTATTTTTTACCGCCCGCTGCTTAACACCGCGGCAAAACTCAGCAGCGAGGACGCCAGGCTGACGCCTGAGGCCGCCCAGGGCCGTCTTGCCGCCCTGGGCTACCGCGATCCGCGGGGCGCGATGCGGCACATCGAGGCGCTCACCGCCGGTGTCAGCCGGCGGGCAGCCCTGCAACGCCAGCTGCTGCCCATCCTGCTGGATTGGCTGGCCGAAGGTGTTGATCCCGACGCCGGGCTGCTCGCGTTCCGGCGCGTCAGTGAGGCCCTTGGCACCACCCACTGGTACCTGGGCATGCTCCGCGATTCCACAGCCGCGGCCGAACGGCTATGCAACGTGCTCTCCAACTCACGGCTGATTGCCGACCTATTGGAGGTGTCGCCGGAATCGGTGGCATGGCTGGGCACAAATAAAGACCTTGTGCCACTGGGCTTCGAAGCCCAATGGCAGGAGATCACGTCCAAAATGTCCCGCCACTCGGACCCGGAAAACGCCATCAGGCTGATCAGGCTGATCAGGCGCCGGGAGATCCTCCGGATCGCGATCGCCGATTCCGCCGGGCTCCTCAACCAGGACCAGGTGGGGGCGGCACTGGCGGACACCGACCGGGCAGCGGTGCTGGGCGCCCTGCGGGTAGCAGAAGGCATCGTCTCCGCTGAGGGACCGCTTAAGACCGGGATCCTAGTGGTGGCCATGGGCCGCCAGGGCGGCCGCGAGATCGGCTACGGCTCCGACGCCGACGTGATGTACGTACACCGCGCGTTGCCGGGCTTTACCGACGAGGAAGCGCAGGATCAGGCGGCCCGGATTGTCACCAAGGTCTCCAGCCTGCTCACCCAGCCGCTCAAACCGGCCATCATGGCCGAGCGGGTGCTGCAGATGGACGCGGATCTTCGGCCCGAAGGCAAGAACGGCGCCATGGTCCGCTCCCTGGATTCCTTCGCCGAATACTACCGCCGCTGGTCGTTGATCTGGGAAGCGCAGGCGCTGCTGCGTGCCCGGCCCATGGCGGGCGACGATGGCCTGGCAGAGGACTTCGTGGCCCTTATCAATCCGATCAGATACCCGGAGGCGATTTCGGAGCAGGATGTCCGGGAGGTACGCCGCGTCAAAGCGCGGGTGGAAGCGGAGCGGTTGCCGCGCGGGGCCGACCCGGCACGCCACCTGAAGCTTGGCCGCGGGGGACTGAGCGACGTCGAGTGGCTCGTGCAGCTCCTTCAACTCCAGCACGCGGCCAAGTACCCGGAACTGCGGACAACATCCACGGTGGAGGCCCTTGAGGCCGCTGCTTCACTGGGCCTGCTCTCCGTTCCTGACGCGAAGCTCCTAGCCGGCGCGTGGCGGCTCGCCAGCCGGATCCGGTCCGCCAACGTCATCTGGAGCGGCAGGGCCTCGGACATGCTGCCGTCCGCCCGGGGGACCTTGAGGCGGTGGCCCGCTGGTGCGGCTACGAACCAGGGCACGCGGCCGCCTTGGAAGAGGACTACCTCCGCATCAGCCGGCGTGCCCGGGCGGTGTTCGAGAAGACCTTCTACGGTCATTAGCGGCTGTCCCGGTCCTCCCGGAAGGCTGCAGACAGCCGCGGCGGTGCGGTGCTAGGTTGGGGGCCATGGCAACGCAAATTTACGTGAACCTGCCCGTTAAGGACCTGAAGCGGTCCGTCGATTTCTTCACCGCCCTTGGTTTCTCGTTCAACCCGGACTACACCGATGAAAACGCGACCTGCATGATCATCAACGAAAACGCCTTTGTCATGCTCCTGGTGGAGGGTTTCTTCAAGACCTTCACCTCCCGGGACGTGGCCGATGCCACCAGTTCCACCGAGTCCATCATGGCCTTTTCAGTGGACACCAAGGAAGCCGTGGACGCTGCGGTACGCAAGGCCCTGGCCGCGGGCGGCACGCCGTCGCAGGAGGTCCAGGACTACGGATTTATGTACAACCACAGTTTCCAGGACCCGGACGGACACCTGTGGGAGGTCCTCTGGACGGACCCTGCCGGTCCACCGGCCGACGGCGGGGC
It contains:
- a CDS encoding VOC family protein, with protein sequence MATQIYVNLPVKDLKRSVDFFTALGFSFNPDYTDENATCMIINENAFVMLLVEGFFKTFTSRDVADATSSTESIMAFSVDTKEAVDAAVRKALAAGGTPSQEVQDYGFMYNHSFQDPDGHLWEVLWTDPAGPPADGGAPAGSE